CGAGGCGGTCGTGCTGCTGGCCGGGGTCATGGCCGCGGCGCCGGTGAGGCCGTGGGCGGCGGTGGCGTGGCTCGCGGACCCGGAGCTGCCGTCGCGGCTGAGCGCCGAGCCGCTGACGCAGGCTGTACTGCGGCTGTGTCAGGGCCTCGGCGACCCGGTGGCGGAGGAGGAGCGTGCGGCGCTCGTCCCCTTCGCCGAGGTCGTGCGGGCGGTGCTGGCCCGCGGGGAGGACCCGCAGCTGGCCGCCGTCGCCTCGGGCCTGGCCCGGCGGCTCGGTGACATCGGGCTGGCTCTGGAGTGGGGCGAGGCCGCCGTCCGGTCCGGCGCCGGGGCGATGGGGGCGATCATGCTCGGCAACGCCCTGCGAAGGGCGGGCCGCGTGGACGAGACCATCGCGCTGTGGACCTTGACCATCGAGCAGGACCCGGGCCAGAGTTACCTGGTGGTCGATCTGGCCGAGCTGCTGGCCTTCACCGGTCGGCGCCCGGAGGGCCTGGCGCTGCTGGAGAAGCTGGTGGCCGCCGAGCCGGAGCACGAGAAGGCCGCGCCGGCGCTGCTCGGCATGCGGTTCGAGGCCGACGGCGACACCGCGCACCTGCTGGAGCTCACCGACCACCACCGGGCGCACCCCGACCACGACTACGCCGGCTACCTGGTCGGGCACCACGTCCAGCGGTTCCCGTGGCTGGGCCGGGTGACCGGCGGGACCGAGGCCTGCGTCAACCTGTTGCGGCAGCTCGTCGAGGCGGACAACCTCACGGTGTCCGGGGAGATGTCGCTGTCGATCATCGAGCCGCCGAGCGCGATCACCACCCTGCGGCTGGTGATACCCGGCCTGCAGGTCGGGTTCCTGGAGACCGGCGACCCTGATCCGCGGTTGCCGGGTGCCGAGGTCGGCGTGCGGGTGTGGCGGTACGAGGGCTGCGACGCGTTCCCGGCGGTCGAGCCGCCATCCGCGCGGGCCCTGGCACTGGTGCGGGACCTGGCCACGCCGAACTGGCCTGGCCCGACGGCCCTGTACGACCACGCGGTCGCGCTGGCCGGCGTGCCGGTCGCGGAGCTGCTCGGCGTGCTGGCCCATCCGCCGGTGCCGCAGGACGCGCCGTGGCAGGGCGGGTTCGCGATGGAGGTGCCGGACTACTGGGTGCGCTCCGTGCAGACGATCGTGTGCATGGGGATCGCGCACCACCGCGCCGACCAGCCGTGGGGGGACTCGGAGCGGCGGCGGATCCTGGTCGACCTGCTGAACGGCGCCGAGGACTGGGTGTGCGAGGCCGCC
The sequence above is drawn from the Catenulispora sp. MAP5-51 genome and encodes:
- a CDS encoding tetratricopeptide repeat protein, whose product is MDTHGSDTYGSDTNGTHDEDAEQHTHAHTNACDTGCCERLEAEGEVAVARLILDSGDLGHAADHVAGAIGTDPSLPEAHEVLAELVARVGGPVAALELFPGTSRYTGTLACRAGLLAALDRPDEAVVLLAGVMAAAPVRPWAAVAWLADPELPSRLSAEPLTQAVLRLCQGLGDPVAEEERAALVPFAEVVRAVLARGEDPQLAAVASGLARRLGDIGLALEWGEAAVRSGAGAMGAIMLGNALRRAGRVDETIALWTLTIEQDPGQSYLVVDLAELLAFTGRRPEGLALLEKLVAAEPEHEKAAPALLGMRFEADGDTAHLLELTDHHRAHPDHDYAGYLVGHHVQRFPWLGRVTGGTEACVNLLRQLVEADNLTVSGEMSLSIIEPPSAITTLRLVIPGLQVGFLETGDPDPRLPGAEVGVRVWRYEGCDAFPAVEPPSARALALVRDLATPNWPGPTALYDHAVALAGVPVAELLGVLAHPPVPQDAPWQGGFAMEVPDYWVRSVQTIVCMGIAHHRADQPWGDSERRRILVDLLNGAEDWVCEAAGMALVATGWAFPETREDVLEWLLNRVGQFMQVAEKRAVTVLASMCHLVLACPWLEPKGRAFIADVVERLESED